One window of the Mycobacterium haemophilum DSM 44634 genome contains the following:
- a CDS encoding winged helix-turn-helix transcriptional regulator has protein sequence MTFLQGPLADRDKWSAVGECAIEKTMAVLGTKSAMLIMREAYYGTTRFDDFARRVGLTKAATSTRLAELVDLGLLTRRRYRDPGQRGRDEYVLTEAGIDFMPVVFAIFEWGRHHLPGSDRLRLTHLGCGADAYVEIRCTAEHPVPPGELGMRLVSRSRRREGA, from the coding sequence ATGACATTTCTGCAGGGGCCCCTGGCCGACCGGGATAAGTGGTCGGCGGTGGGGGAGTGCGCGATTGAGAAGACCATGGCGGTGCTCGGCACCAAATCCGCCATGCTCATCATGCGGGAGGCGTACTACGGCACCACCCGGTTCGACGACTTCGCCCGCCGGGTGGGCCTCACCAAGGCGGCTACCTCGACGCGGCTGGCCGAGCTGGTCGACCTCGGACTGCTGACGCGGCGGCGCTACCGCGACCCGGGGCAGCGCGGCCGCGACGAGTATGTGCTCACCGAGGCCGGCATCGATTTCATGCCCGTAGTCTTTGCGATCTTTGAGTGGGGGCGACACCACCTACCGGGCAGCGACCGGCTACGGCTGACCCATCTGGGCTGTGGCGCCGATGCATACGTCGAAATCCGTTGCACTGCAGAGCACCCGGTGCCACCCGGCGAGCTCGGCATGCGGCTGGTATCTCGTTCTCGTCGTCGCGAGGGTGCGTAA
- the rsgA gene encoding ribosome small subunit-dependent GTPase A — MKPGDYDESDVKVRSGRGSRPRTKTRPEHADAETAMVVSVDRGRWGCVLGGCPDRRITAMRARELGRTPIVVGDDVDVVGDLSGRPDTLARIVRRSDRRTVLRRTADDTDTSERVVVANADQLLIVVALADPPPRTGLVDRALIAAYAGGLAPILCLTKTDLAPLEPFAKQFVDLDLTVVAAGVDDPLLAVADLLAGKITVLLGHSGVGKSTLVNRLVPEADRAVGEVTDIGRGRHTSTQSVALPLEGSGWVIDTPGIRSFGLAHIRPDDVVLAFSDLAEAIEDCPRGCGHRGPPADPECVLDTMSGPAVRRVAAARRLLAVLRETYQA; from the coding sequence TTGAAGCCCGGCGACTACGACGAGTCCGATGTCAAGGTCCGCTCCGGCCGAGGCTCACGACCGCGGACCAAAACCCGTCCCGAGCACGCCGACGCCGAGACCGCCATGGTGGTCAGCGTTGACCGCGGCCGCTGGGGCTGCGTGCTGGGCGGCTGTCCCGACCGACGGATCACGGCCATGCGGGCACGCGAGCTGGGCCGCACCCCGATCGTCGTCGGCGACGACGTCGACGTCGTCGGCGATCTGTCCGGCCGACCCGATACCCTAGCCCGCATTGTGCGGCGCTCAGATCGCCGAACGGTGTTGCGGCGCACCGCCGATGACACCGACACCAGCGAACGAGTGGTGGTCGCCAACGCCGATCAACTGCTGATCGTGGTGGCGTTGGCGGACCCGCCGCCACGCACCGGTCTGGTCGACCGGGCGCTGATCGCCGCCTATGCTGGCGGGCTGGCACCGATCCTGTGCCTGACCAAGACTGACCTCGCGCCACTGGAACCATTCGCTAAGCAGTTTGTCGATCTGGACTTGACGGTGGTCGCCGCAGGGGTCGACGATCCCCTGCTCGCGGTGGCGGACTTGCTAGCCGGCAAAATCACCGTGCTACTCGGGCATTCTGGAGTCGGCAAGTCGACCCTGGTGAATAGGCTTGTGCCCGAAGCGGATCGGGCGGTGGGCGAGGTCACCGACATCGGCCGTGGGCGGCACACCTCGACTCAGTCGGTCGCACTGCCCCTGGAAGGTTCCGGCTGGGTGATCGACACCCCGGGAATCCGATCGTTCGGGCTAGCCCACATCCGGCCCGACGACGTGGTGCTGGCCTTCTCGGACCTCGCCGAAGCGATCGAGGACTGCCCACGCGGCTGCGGGCACAGGGGGCCGCCGGCCGACCCCGAATGCGTGCTGGACACCATGTCCGGGCCCGCGGTCCGTCGCGTGGCCGCCGCCAGGCGGCTGCTGGCGGTGCTCAGGGAGACCTACCAGGCCTGA
- the aroA gene encoding 3-phosphoshikimate 1-carboxyvinyltransferase, whose protein sequence is MEPWTAPVASTPVHATVTIPGSKSQTNRALVLAALAAAQGQGPPGSPRGGTSTISGALRSRDTDLMISALRTLGLHVDETGSTLTVSGRIAPGADARVDCGLAGTVLRFVPPLAALSADPVTFDGDEQARARPIAPLLDALRGLGVPVDGAGLPFRVQGSGSVAGGTVAIDASASSQFVSGLLLCAASFTQGLTVQHTGSTLPSAPHIAMTVVMLRQAGVDVDDSVGNRWRVRPGPVAARHWVVEPDLTNAVAFLAAAVVSGGTVRIAGWPATSVQPADNILSILGQLNAVVTHTDSFLEVRGAADGYPGFNVDLRAVGELTPSVAALAVLATPGSVSRLYGIAHLRGHETDRLAALSTEINRLGGDCQETPDGLVITATPLRPGVWRAYADHRMAMAGAIVGLRVAGVEVDDIGATSKTLPEFPHLWADMLTRSAG, encoded by the coding sequence ATCGAGCCCTGGACGGCCCCCGTCGCGTCGACACCGGTGCATGCGACCGTGACCATTCCGGGCTCTAAATCGCAGACCAACCGAGCACTGGTGCTGGCGGCGCTGGCGGCCGCACAGGGCCAGGGGCCCCCGGGCTCGCCCAGGGGAGGCACCTCGACCATCAGCGGCGCACTGCGCAGCAGGGACACCGACCTGATGATTTCAGCGTTACGGACACTGGGCCTGCACGTCGACGAGACCGGCTCCACCTTGACGGTCAGCGGCCGAATTGCCCCCGGCGCAGACGCCCGAGTGGATTGCGGCCTGGCCGGCACGGTATTGCGTTTTGTCCCGCCGCTGGCGGCGTTGAGCGCCGACCCGGTCACCTTCGACGGCGACGAACAAGCCCGGGCCCGGCCGATCGCACCGCTGCTGGATGCGCTGCGTGGTCTGGGCGTCCCCGTCGATGGCGCCGGTTTGCCTTTCCGGGTGCAGGGCAGCGGGTCGGTCGCCGGTGGCACGGTGGCCATCGACGCGTCGGCATCCTCGCAGTTCGTCTCCGGCCTGCTGTTGTGCGCAGCATCGTTCACCCAAGGGCTGACCGTGCAGCACACCGGTTCGACGTTGCCGTCGGCGCCGCATATCGCGATGACGGTGGTGATGCTGCGGCAAGCCGGCGTCGATGTCGACGACTCGGTCGGCAACCGTTGGCGGGTGCGGCCCGGTCCGGTCGCAGCCCGGCACTGGGTCGTCGAGCCCGATCTCACGAACGCTGTTGCGTTCCTGGCGGCAGCGGTGGTCAGCGGCGGAACCGTGCGCATCGCGGGCTGGCCGGCGACCAGTGTGCAACCCGCCGACAATATCCTGAGCATCTTGGGACAACTGAATGCCGTTGTTACCCACACTGATTCGTTTCTCGAGGTACGAGGGGCGGCGGACGGCTACCCCGGCTTTAATGTCGACCTGCGCGCTGTTGGTGAGCTCACGCCGTCGGTGGCGGCGCTGGCGGTGCTGGCAACCCCAGGATCGGTGTCGCGGCTATACGGCATCGCCCATCTGCGCGGCCACGAAACCGACCGCCTCGCCGCGCTGAGCACCGAGATCAACCGGCTAGGCGGCGACTGTCAGGAAACGCCCGACGGTCTGGTGATCACCGCGACACCGCTGCGGCCCGGTGTCTGGCGAGCGTATGCCGATCACCGGATGGCGATGGCCGGCGCGATCGTCGGGCTGCGGGTGGCCGGAGTCGAAGTCGACGACATCGGTGCCACCAGCAAGACACTGCCCGAGTTCCCACACCTGTGGGCGGACATGCTCACGAGGTCGGCCGGTTGA
- a CDS encoding SOS response-associated peptidase, whose amino-acid sequence MCGRFAVTTDPALLAEKIDAINEATATADASAAAPNYNVAPTATIPTVVSRHRGDRQRGEAGRSGSSLIEPRGDRQRGEAGRSGSSLIEPSEPDDEPTRRVRLMRWGLIPPWIKVSPDGGPDTKGPLLINARADKIATSPAFRSSAKSKRCLVPMDGWYEWQANADPVLGKKAPKAPFFMHRDDGATLFMAGLWSVWKPASSAAPLLSCTIITTDAVGELAEIHDRMPLILAEDDWDAWLNPDAPLDPELLARSPDVHGIDMRPVSTLVNSVRNNGPELLEPATPQPEQITLL is encoded by the coding sequence ATGTGCGGACGGTTTGCGGTCACCACGGATCCGGCTCTGCTGGCTGAGAAGATCGACGCGATCAATGAGGCGACAGCAACCGCCGACGCCAGTGCGGCCGCCCCCAACTACAACGTGGCTCCCACGGCAACCATCCCCACGGTGGTGTCCCGCCATAGGGGCGATCGCCAGCGCGGCGAAGCTGGGCGCAGCGGGTCGTCACTCATTGAACCTAGGGGCGATCGCCAGCGCGGCGAAGCCGGGCGCAGCGGGTCGTCACTCATTGAACCTAGTGAGCCCGACGACGAGCCGACCCGCCGGGTGCGTCTCATGCGGTGGGGATTGATTCCGCCGTGGATCAAAGTAAGCCCCGACGGTGGCCCGGACACCAAAGGTCCGCTGTTGATTAATGCCCGTGCCGACAAGATCGCCACGTCGCCGGCTTTCCGGAGTTCGGCCAAGAGCAAGCGCTGCTTGGTGCCGATGGACGGCTGGTACGAGTGGCAGGCCAACGCCGATCCGGTGCTTGGCAAAAAAGCTCCCAAGGCACCATTTTTCATGCACCGCGACGACGGTGCCACACTATTCATGGCCGGACTGTGGTCGGTATGGAAACCAGCCAGTTCCGCCGCTCCGCTGTTGAGCTGCACCATCATCACCACCGACGCGGTGGGGGAGCTGGCCGAGATCCACGATCGGATGCCGCTCATCCTTGCCGAAGACGACTGGGATGCCTGGCTGAATCCTGACGCCCCGCTGGATCCCGAGCTGCTGGCCCGATCGCCGGATGTGCACGGCATCGACATGCGTCCGGTGTCGACGCTGGTCAATAGTGTGCGGAATAACGGGCCCGAGCTGCTGGAGCCCGCCACACCGCAGCCGGAGCAGATCACGCTGCTGTAG
- a CDS encoding HNH endonuclease signature motif containing protein, which translates to MGSSAVVDREAITAAFDALDAAVDGVAALDVDALCSREWLALLERCERVRRRIPAVEHPMINQLARQATPEELGGTLSHAIAEWTLISRAEAARRIREAADLGPRRGLTGEPLPPVLAATAAAQRQGKLGAGQVAVIRKFCHGLPGWVDTATHEHAEAHLAKLGSQFRPEQLAGLADRLADCLNPDGTYSDTDRARRRGLTLGNQQADGMTALRGWLTPEARATLEAVLAKLAAPGMCNPTDDTACVDGAPSQQAIDKDTRSPAQRNHDALNAALRALLCSGKLGQHNGLPASIIVSTTLAELEAAAGKGLTGGGTLLPMSDVIRLARHARHYLAIFDKGKALALYHTKRLASPAQRIVLYAKERGCSAPGCTVPGYYCEVHHVTEYAQCRSTDINNLTFGCGPQHRLLQPGGWTTRKNTHGDTEWIPPPHLDHGQPRINTYWHPEKLLRRDGDSDDSPDAA; encoded by the coding sequence ATGGGTTCGAGTGCGGTTGTTGATCGGGAGGCCATCACGGCTGCGTTTGATGCGCTCGACGCCGCGGTCGACGGTGTAGCTGCGCTGGACGTTGATGCGCTGTGCAGCCGGGAGTGGTTGGCGTTGTTGGAGCGCTGTGAGCGGGTGCGCCGCAGGATACCTGCCGTCGAACACCCAATGATCAATCAGCTTGCCCGCCAAGCGACCCCCGAAGAGCTCGGCGGCACGCTTTCGCATGCGATTGCCGAGTGGACGCTGATCAGCCGCGCCGAAGCCGCCCGGCGTATCCGGGAGGCCGCCGATCTGGGGCCGCGTCGGGGCTTGACCGGTGAACCGTTGCCACCCGTCTTGGCCGCGACCGCCGCAGCGCAACGCCAGGGCAAGCTCGGCGCCGGTCAGGTGGCGGTGATTCGGAAGTTCTGCCACGGGTTGCCCGGCTGGGTCGATACGGCAACCCACGAACACGCCGAAGCGCATCTTGCGAAACTGGGCTCCCAGTTTCGGCCCGAACAGCTGGCCGGGCTGGCCGATCGGCTCGCCGACTGCCTCAACCCTGACGGGACCTACAGCGACACTGATCGGGCCCGGCGGCGCGGCTTAACCTTAGGCAACCAGCAAGCCGACGGCATGACGGCGCTGCGCGGTTGGCTGACCCCCGAGGCCCGCGCCACCCTGGAAGCCGTGCTGGCCAAACTGGCCGCACCCGGCATGTGCAACCCCACCGATGACACCGCATGTGTGGACGGCGCACCTTCGCAACAGGCCATCGACAAAGACACCCGCAGCCCCGCCCAACGCAACCATGATGCACTCAATGCGGCGTTGCGTGCCCTGCTGTGTTCGGGAAAGCTGGGCCAGCACAATGGGCTACCGGCCTCCATCATCGTGTCCACCACCCTGGCCGAGCTCGAGGCTGCCGCCGGCAAAGGCCTCACCGGCGGCGGCACCCTATTGCCCATGAGTGATGTCATCCGCCTAGCGCGGCATGCCCGGCACTACCTGGCGATCTTCGACAAAGGCAAAGCGCTGGCGCTCTACCACACCAAACGACTCGCCTCACCCGCACAACGAATCGTCTTGTACGCCAAAGAACGGGGCTGCTCCGCGCCGGGCTGCACAGTGCCTGGGTATTACTGCGAAGTCCATCACGTCACCGAGTACGCCCAATGCCGCAGCACCGACATCAACAACCTCACCTTCGGCTGCGGCCCCCAACACCGCCTCCTGCAACCCGGCGGCTGGACCACCCGCAAAAACACCCACGGCGACACCGAATGGATCCCACCGCCGCATCTTGACCACGGCCAACCGAGAATCAACACGTACTGGCACCCCGAGAAACTGCTGCGGCGCGACGGCGACAGTGACGACAGCCCGGATGCGGCATAG
- a CDS encoding IS110 family transposase: protein MTASQLVVIGADTHLDTVHLATLSDTGKPLADAEFPTNPTGYCEALTWAQSFGTVLIAGVEGTSSYGAGLTRALQDAGIEVVEVNRPDRATRRRRGKSDPLDAYAAARNALSGDGLAAPKDERTTALSALLTARRGAVKARTAATNQIQSLLITAPAELRERYRRCNTAGLVKALARCRLVAHGDPTTMAVLSAVKTLALRAQFLHRQERELTDQIDTLVQSINPGLRVAHGIGPDTAAALLITAGLNPYRLRSEAAFAALCGVAPVPASSGKTTRHRLSRGGDRSANNALYRIALVRMSNDPRTRDYVARQTTNNRRKAEILRLLKRAIAREVFRLLTRPCVIDDYSDLRPARQAKNITLSTVAEHFGVWPNDISRLERGLQRNDTLAANYRQWLTAA, encoded by the coding sequence GTGACAGCATCGCAGTTGGTCGTCATTGGCGCCGACACGCATCTCGATACCGTTCACCTCGCCACGTTGAGCGATACCGGCAAACCCTTGGCAGATGCGGAGTTCCCGACGAACCCGACGGGCTATTGCGAGGCGCTCACGTGGGCGCAGAGCTTCGGGACAGTACTGATCGCCGGGGTGGAAGGCACTTCCAGCTATGGTGCGGGATTGACCCGGGCGCTGCAGGACGCCGGCATCGAGGTCGTCGAAGTTAACCGCCCCGACCGCGCCACCCGGCGCCGGCGCGGCAAGTCCGACCCGCTCGACGCCTATGCCGCGGCCCGTAACGCGTTGTCCGGGGACGGCCTTGCCGCCCCGAAAGACGAACGCACCACGGCGCTGAGCGCTCTGTTGACCGCTCGTCGCGGCGCAGTCAAAGCCCGCACCGCAGCGACCAACCAAATTCAATCTTTATTGATCACCGCACCCGCCGAGCTGCGTGAACGCTACCGCCGTTGCAACACAGCCGGTCTGGTCAAAGCCCTAGCTCGTTGCCGGCTTGTTGCCCATGGTGACCCGACCACCATGGCCGTCCTTAGCGCAGTCAAGACGCTGGCCCTTCGCGCGCAGTTCCTGCATCGCCAAGAGCGTGAACTCACCGACCAGATCGACACCCTGGTACAGAGCATCAACCCCGGGCTGCGCGTCGCCCACGGCATTGGACCCGACACCGCCGCCGCGCTACTAATCACCGCCGGCCTCAACCCATATCGGCTACGCAGCGAAGCCGCCTTTGCCGCGCTATGCGGTGTTGCCCCCGTTCCGGCCTCCTCGGGCAAGACGACCCGCCATCGACTCTCGCGGGGCGGCGATCGCTCAGCAAACAACGCGTTGTACCGCATCGCCTTGGTGCGAATGTCCAATGACCCGCGCACCCGCGACTACGTCGCCCGCCAAACCACCAACAATCGCCGCAAGGCCGAAATCCTGCGCCTCCTCAAACGCGCCATCGCCCGCGAGGTCTTCCGACTACTCACCCGCCCCTGCGTCATCGACGACTACAGCGATCTACGCCCAGCTCGCCAAGCCAAAAACATCACTCTCAGCACCGTGGCCGAGCACTTCGGCGTCTGGCCTAACGACATCTCCCGACTCGAACGCGGACTCCAACGCAACGACACCCTCGCCGCCAATTATCGCCAATGGCTCACCGCCGCTTGA
- a CDS encoding arylsulfatase has product MPPRVMRESLPIADRKHVGLTAYDTNDPHSQYPPIPMLRPPAGAPNVLIVLLDDVGFSASSAFGGPCHTPTAERLAANGLKLTRFHTTALCSPTRQALLTGRNQHSVNAGGVTELATSAPGYTSVRPKDKAPIAETLRLNGYSTAQFGKCHEVPAWEVSAVGPFQHWPTGSGFEYFYGFVGAEANQYYPGLYEGTTPIDPPKTPEEGYTLTEDLADRAISWVRQQQALAPDKPFFMYFAPGATHAPHHVPALWSDKYRGKFYEGWDVLRKGIFQRQKELGVIPADAELTGRHQEIPAWDDMPDDLKPVLARQMEIYAGFLEQTDHEVGRVVDAIEELDVLDNTMIIYIIGDNGASAEGTPVGCFNEMTTLNGLGGIESAEFLRSKIDAFGTPRAYNHYAVGWAHALCTPYQWTKQIASHWGGTRNGTVVHWPNGITDKGHCRHQFHSVIDVAPTILEAAGLPAPVSVNGIQQAPIEGVSMLATMRDANAAENHDLQYFECLGNRGIYYRGWMAATKHRTPWLLDAPAFDDDVWELYGPDDWTQARDIAKDNPETLAKLQRLWLIEAVKYNVLPLDDRSFQRFNPDIAGRPQLIRGNRQLMFPGMRVSENCVLGLKNKSYAVTADITVPDAGANGVIIAQGGLVGGWALYAHDGRLRYCYNFLGIHHYMVDADKPIATGKHQVRMEFDYDGGGFAKGGEVTLCYDGVPVGKGRVDMTQPMAYSADETCDVGRDTGSPCSPDYGPTDNAFTGEIAWVLLEIGSDSQDHLISPQDRLRVALAKQ; this is encoded by the coding sequence ATGCCGCCGCGGGTAATGCGGGAAAGTCTGCCCATCGCAGATCGCAAGCACGTCGGGTTGACGGCATACGACACCAACGACCCGCACAGCCAGTACCCGCCGATCCCGATGCTGCGCCCACCGGCGGGCGCACCGAACGTATTGATCGTGCTGCTTGATGATGTCGGCTTCAGCGCGTCTTCGGCCTTCGGCGGACCTTGTCATACACCCACCGCTGAGCGCCTAGCAGCCAACGGTCTCAAGCTGACCCGCTTCCACACCACCGCGCTGTGTTCGCCCACCCGCCAGGCGCTGCTGACCGGCCGTAACCAACACTCGGTCAACGCCGGTGGCGTCACCGAGCTGGCCACCTCGGCGCCCGGATACACCAGCGTGCGGCCGAAAGACAAGGCTCCTATTGCCGAAACGCTGCGGCTGAATGGGTATTCGACAGCCCAGTTCGGGAAGTGCCACGAGGTTCCCGCTTGGGAAGTATCCGCGGTCGGGCCGTTTCAGCACTGGCCGACGGGTTCCGGATTCGAATATTTTTACGGCTTCGTCGGGGCCGAAGCCAATCAGTATTACCCCGGGCTCTACGAGGGAACCACCCCAATCGACCCGCCCAAGACACCGGAGGAGGGCTACACGCTCACCGAAGATCTTGCCGATCGCGCCATCAGCTGGGTGCGCCAGCAACAGGCTCTCGCCCCGGACAAGCCGTTCTTCATGTACTTCGCGCCGGGCGCCACGCACGCGCCGCACCATGTGCCCGCGCTGTGGTCGGACAAGTACCGGGGCAAATTCTATGAAGGCTGGGATGTGTTGCGTAAGGGCATCTTCCAGAGGCAAAAGGAGTTGGGCGTTATTCCCGCGGATGCGGAATTGACTGGCCGCCACCAGGAGATTCCGGCCTGGGACGACATGCCCGACGACCTGAAACCGGTACTGGCCCGGCAGATGGAGATCTACGCCGGTTTCCTGGAGCAGACCGACCACGAGGTGGGTCGGGTGGTCGACGCGATCGAGGAACTTGACGTCCTTGACAACACAATGATCATCTACATCATCGGCGACAACGGTGCCTCCGCCGAGGGCACCCCCGTCGGCTGCTTCAACGAGATGACCACACTGAACGGGTTGGGCGGCATCGAAAGCGCCGAGTTTCTGCGGAGCAAGATCGACGCCTTCGGAACGCCGCGCGCCTATAACCACTATGCCGTGGGCTGGGCGCACGCGTTATGCACCCCGTATCAGTGGACCAAGCAGATCGCCTCGCATTGGGGCGGCACCCGCAACGGGACGGTTGTGCACTGGCCCAACGGAATTACCGATAAGGGCCACTGCCGCCACCAGTTCCACTCCGTGATCGATGTGGCCCCCACCATCCTGGAAGCGGCCGGGCTACCCGCACCCGTATCGGTCAATGGCATTCAACAGGCGCCGATCGAAGGCGTCAGCATGCTCGCCACAATGCGCGACGCCAATGCGGCCGAGAACCACGATCTGCAGTATTTCGAATGCCTGGGCAACCGTGGCATCTATTACCGGGGCTGGATGGCGGCGACCAAGCACCGTACCCCATGGCTACTCGACGCGCCGGCGTTCGACGACGATGTGTGGGAACTCTACGGACCTGACGACTGGACCCAAGCTCGCGACATCGCCAAAGACAATCCAGAGACGTTGGCGAAGCTGCAAAGGCTGTGGCTCATCGAGGCGGTGAAGTACAACGTGCTGCCGCTCGATGACCGTTCGTTCCAACGGTTCAATCCCGATATCGCCGGGCGCCCTCAACTGATCCGCGGCAATCGCCAGTTGATGTTTCCCGGGATGCGGGTCAGCGAAAACTGCGTGCTGGGGCTCAAGAACAAGTCGTACGCGGTCACAGCCGATATCACCGTTCCCGACGCCGGCGCCAACGGTGTGATCATCGCTCAGGGCGGCCTCGTTGGCGGGTGGGCGTTGTATGCGCACGACGGCCGGCTGAGGTACTGCTATAACTTCCTGGGCATCCACCATTACATGGTGGATGCCGACAAACCGATCGCTACGGGCAAGCACCAGGTCCGTATGGAATTCGACTACGACGGTGGCGGATTCGCGAAAGGCGGTGAAGTAACGCTGTGTTACGACGGCGTCCCGGTGGGCAAGGGCCGGGTGGACATGACCCAGCCCATGGCCTACTCGGCAGACGAAACATGCGATGTCGGCCGCGACACCGGCTCACCCTGCTCGCCGGACTACGGGCCAACCGACAACGCGTTCACCGGCGAAATCGCATGGGTCCTGCTGGAAATCGGTAGCGACAGCCAGGACCACTTGATCAGTCCGCAAGATCGGTTACGGGTCGCGCTGGCCAAGCAATAG
- a CDS encoding response regulator transcription factor has translation MVYRTDRISVVVADDHPVTRQGVVRALVSSGRVEVVAEVADGRAALAAIRELRPAVALLDYKMPGLDGLEVTHAITRDRLPTQVVLLSAFDDSSVVYKALAEGASGYLTKESDSDEIIAAVVKCAGGDAYLPTGLAGGLAGEVKQRARGTAALLSERETQVVAMMADGLSVPEIATRLHLAPSTVKTHVQNLYEKLGVSDRGAAVAEAMRRRLVE, from the coding sequence ATGGTCTATCGCACTGACCGGATCAGTGTCGTTGTGGCCGACGATCACCCGGTTACTCGCCAAGGTGTGGTGCGCGCCCTGGTGTCCAGCGGACGAGTGGAGGTCGTCGCCGAGGTTGCCGACGGCCGCGCGGCGTTGGCCGCCATCCGGGAACTACGGCCCGCGGTCGCCCTTCTCGACTACAAGATGCCTGGGCTGGATGGCCTTGAAGTTACCCATGCGATAACCCGTGATCGGTTGCCCACCCAGGTGGTGCTGCTGAGCGCGTTTGATGACAGTTCGGTTGTCTACAAGGCTTTAGCCGAGGGCGCTTCAGGCTACTTGACCAAAGAATCCGATAGCGACGAGATCATCGCTGCCGTGGTCAAATGCGCCGGCGGCGATGCGTACCTGCCCACCGGGTTAGCCGGGGGGCTGGCCGGTGAAGTTAAACAACGGGCCAGGGGAACGGCGGCGTTGTTGAGTGAGCGCGAGACCCAGGTGGTGGCGATGATGGCCGACGGGTTGTCGGTTCCGGAGATCGCGACGCGACTTCATTTGGCGCCCAGCACCGTTAAGACACATGTACAGAACCTGTACGAGAAGCTTGGCGTCTCGGATCGGGGTGCCGCCGTCGCCGAGGCGATGCGTCGTCGATTGGTGGAGTAA